One Pichia kudriavzevii chromosome 3, complete sequence genomic window carries:
- a CDS encoding uncharacterized protein (PKUD0C01310; similar to Saccharomyces cerevisiae YDR140W (MTQ2); ancestral locus Anc_8.312), with amino-acid sequence MLATPLTKNLDIDHVYEPAEDTFLFLDLFESLHNSSFYKDKRNFNNDCPLVVEIGSGSGLITTFISQHRIIPNAFHIATDINLIALENTTKTYKDNTSYPVFDVLRSNLTDAIIPGSIDVLFFNPPYVPSEHVPPLPSIDDDSVWLDLALIGGDDGMLITRKVLSSLNRILAVSGHAYILFCARNNHPKVIEKFKEENLNFSVELTIQRKCGWEELAIYRFTKTKE; translated from the coding sequence ATGCTTGCTACACCGCTGACAAAGAACTTGGATATTGACCATGTCTATGAACCGGCAGAGGATACGTTCTTATTCCTTGATCTTTTTGAATCACTTCATAATTCGAGCTTCTATAAAGATAAGCGAAACTTTAATAATGACTGTCCTCTAGTGGTGGAAATAGGCTCAGGTTCAGGGCTTATCACAACATTTATCTCCCAACACCGAATCATACCGAATGCGTTTCATATAGCCACAGATATCAATTTGATTGCATTGGAAAACACAACAAAAACATACAAAGACAACACGTCATATCCTGTATTCGACGTTCTAAGAAGTAACTTAACAGATGCAATCATTCCTGGTTCCATAGATGTACTCTTCTTCAATCCACCGTATGTCCCCAGCGAACATGTCCCGCCGTTACCAAGTATAGATGATGATAGTGTATGGTTAGATTTGGCTCTTATTGGTGGTGATGATGGGATGTTGATCACTAGAAAAGTTTTGAGCTCTCTAAATCGGATTCTTGCGGTAAGTGGACATGCATACATTCTCTTTTGCGCAAGAAATAACCATCCcaaagttattgaaaagttcaaagaagaaaacttAAATTTCAGTGTGGAATTAactattcaaagaaaatgtgGGTGGGAAGAACTTGCAATTTATAGATttacaaaaacaaaagaataa
- a CDS encoding uncharacterized protein (PKUD0C01330; similar to Saccharomyces cerevisiae YGR119C (NUP57); ancestral locus Anc_3.471), producing MFGSSNTTSGAGSAGTGTGFSFGGGATVSTSQPTKPAFSFGNANTNTNTSTGANTSNGGTSGGFSFGKPAATTNAATPGSSTTPGFSFGNSTTKPSASAGNGGFSFGNSTSNTTASNTKTGLGTNTTMPSSLGSGNAGFSFGNQNSAQGTNVQPQGASKTTSMFSSQPSFGWSKPGTLTTNTATTTTLPTTTAMTTGPNTSLGLQSAQQGTMNNTRSDYTPTINDKLLKIKNSWDPSNPQCKMVTHVYNRVDPNFSYFNRPENETPEEWENAMANRPKEYNTLPVKCAGFNQLFERNQIQDVHVKETRLLLNDIDNRITKMNEKHDLHSNTLLLKCKMKQKNLNIKLLKIAINLSILKYKGYPLTNDEEILISKFNELLKKLDDPVGLNRVNELWARLASLKEKYPVPIGGDCEPDSVEEGSDSQVIQNMVKVLAKQQQGIQFLYELMEEDENKLNKLL from the coding sequence ATGTTTGGATCAAGTAATACCACTAGTGGAGCTGGAAGTGCAGGTACGGGAACAGGGTTTTCCTTTGGAGGAGGCGCAACTGTATCAACCAGCCAGCCGACCAAACCAgctttttcatttgggaatgcaaacacaaacacaaacacaagTACGGGAGCCAACACATCAAATGGTGGCACAAGTGgtggattttcatttggtaaGCCTGCAGCGACTACAAATGCAGCAACACCAGGTTCAAGCACGACACCGGGGTTTTCATTTGGCAATTCAACAACGAAACCGTCCGCTTCTGCTGGAAATGGTGGTTTTTCGTTTGGCAATTCGACGTCAAATACTACTGCCTCTAATACCAAGACTGGGCTGGGAACTAACACCACAATGCCATCATCTTTAGGGAGTGGGAATGCTGGGTTTTCATTTGGCAATCAAAACTCTGCCCAGGGCACGAATGTACAACCACAAGGCGCATCGAAGACAACTTCAATGTTTAGCTCTCAACCATCATTTGGATGGTCCAAACCGGGTACATTGACGACAAACACAGCGACTACAACAACACTACCGACAACGACTGCAATGACCACGGGACCAAACACATCTCTAGGATTACAGTCTGCGCAACAGGGTACTATGAATAACACACGTAGCGACTACACCCCTACGATCAACGATAAGCTCCTGAAAATTAAGAATTCATGGGATCCTAGTAACCCACAATGTAAGATGGTCACACATGTTTACAATCGAGTAGATCCAAATTTTAGTTACTTTAACCGACCAGAAAATGAGACACCCGAAGAATGGGAAAATGCAATGGCCAACAGGCCAAAAGAGTATAATACATTACCTGTAAAATGTGCAGGATTCAACCAACTATTTGAACGGAACCAAATTCAAGATGTCCATGTCAAGGAGACGAGACTGTTGTTGAACGACATTGATAATAGAATAACCAAAATGAATGAGAAGCACGATTTGCATAGTAACacattgttgttgaaatgtAAAATGAAACAGAAGAACTTGAATATCAAGTTGCTGAAAATAGCCATCAATCTCTCCATCTTGAAATACAAAGGGTATCCGTTGACCAACGACGAAGAAATACTGATTTCCAAGTTCAAcgaattgttgaagaaactgGACGACCCAGTTGGTTTGAATCGTGTCAATGAATTATGGGCAAGATTGGCGAGCTTGAAGGAGAAGTATCCTGTACCAATTGGAGGTGACTGTGAACCAGATAGTGTAGAGGAAGGTTCGGATTCACAGGTCATTCAGAACATGGTGAAAGTATTGGCGAAACAACAGCAGGGGATCCAATTTTTGTACGAACTGATGGAGGAGGATGAGAACAAGTTAAACAAACTTTTATAG
- a CDS encoding uncharacterized protein (PKUD0C01340; similar to Saccharomyces cerevisiae YLR268W (SEC22); ancestral locus Anc_6.62), which yields METTIVYQKSTGTPLAASSDDSKDAELIVSKKELKQVLHQLSGIGNIKAFKKMIHYQVDETSDLAVVTITSEGFPAQLSLSYLNEIHDEFVHVYGMEMVNILKRGDILKPYQFMSFETFITKTKKIYADTRAKDGLSDINGQLRDVKKIMNQNINDLLNRGEELNNLQDLSTSLREQSIKYQKYAKKINWDLMVKKYAPVLIVGILIILIFYRWLF from the coding sequence ATGGAGACGACCATAGTGTATCAGAAATCCACAGGGACGCCTCTAGCTGCATCTAGTGATGATAGCAAAGATGCAGAGCTAATTGTTTCTAAGAAGGAGCTCAAACAAGTTTTGCATCAATTGAGCGGGATTGGGAACATCAAGGCATTTAAGAAGATGATCCATTATCAGGTGGATGAAACTAGTGATCTAGCGGTTGTCACTATAACCAGTGAAGGGTTCCCAGCGCAGTTGTCGTTAAGCTATCTTAACGAAATCCACGATGAATTTGTGCATGTCTATGGAATGGAAATGGTCAACATTCTTAAACGCGGAGATATCCTAAAGCCTTACCAGTTTATGTCATTTGAGACCTTTAttacaaagacaaagaagatCTATGCAGATACCAGGGCCAAGGATGGCTTATCCGACATCAACGGACAATTAAGAGAcgtcaaaaaaatcatgaaccaaaatatcaatgatCTATTAAATAGGGGCGAAGAGCTGAACAACCTACAGGATTTGAGTACTAGTTTGAGGGAACAAAGCATTAAGTATCAAAAATACGCAAAGAAGATAAACTGGGATTTGATGGTCAAGAAATATGCACCTGTTTTGATTGTTGGAATCCTAataattttaattttttataGATGGCTATTTTAA
- a CDS encoding uncharacterized protein (PKUD0C01290; similar to Saccharomyces cerevisiae YOL047C; ancestral locus Anc_7.84) yields the protein MIPMYFLTSLLTGGVFMTTLPTVFQTCHFIINFIYKSFIMPQHLKRLFDHVINTNMALKYNKFPRGVLNNYLPGYYGETFFGKTFRNLQRMCSPILWLSNLMVCFSINMIPFVGPVLVVFLRGPKSGFKKHQRYFYLKGLTNAQVYYIWLNMRTTYFMFGVLTLFLEMTPIIGYLFVFTNTIGAACWAVDIEDKLYKQMLANVLVKEEGK from the coding sequence ATGATTCCAATGTATTTTCTAACTAGTTTATTGACAGGTGGAGTCTTTATGACGACATTACCCACGGTTTTTCAGACTTGTCATTTCATAATAAATTTTATCTACAAATCATTCATCATGCCTCAACATTTGAAAAGGTTATTTGATCATGTCATCAACACTAATATGGCTTtaaaatataataaatttCCGAGAGGAGTTTTAAACAATTATCTACCAGGTTATTACGGCGAAACATTTTTTGGGAAAACCTTCCGAAACTTACAAAGAATGTGCTCTCCTATACTATGGCTATCAAATCTAATGGTTTGCTTCTCTATCAATATGATACCTTTTGTTGGCCCGGTACTAGTAGTTTTTCTCCGAGGCCCAAAATCGGGTTTTAAAAAGCatcaaagatatttttatctAAAAGGACTAACCAATGCCCAAGTTTACTATATATGGCTCAATATGAGAACTACATATTTTATGTTTGGGGTGCTCACATTATTTTTAGAAATGACTCCAATCATTGGATATCTATTTGTGTTCACAAATACAATCGGAGCGGCCTGCTGGGCAGTAGATATCGAAGATAAGCTATACAAACAAATGCTTGCAAATGTACTTgtaaaagaagaaggtaaaTGA
- a CDS encoding uncharacterized protein (PKUD0C01320; similar to Saccharomyces cerevisiae YDR139C (RUB1); ancestral locus Anc_8.311), translating into MVEITIRSLTGRSIPVEIDLQQRVSDLKEVVEVKEGIPPAQQRFLFTGRQLDDDKTLAECGVANGSDLHLVLSLRGGML; encoded by the coding sequence ATGGTTGAGATCACAATCAGAAGTTTGACAGGGCGCAGCATTCCAGTAGAAATCGATTTGCAACAGCGTGTGAGCGATTTGAAGGAGGTTGTCGAAGTGAAGGAAGGTATCCCACCAGCACAACAACGGTTCTTGTTCACCGGGAGACAGTTAGATGATGACAAGACACTTGCTGAATGTGGAGTAGCCAATGGCAGCGATTTACATTTGGTGTTGTCCCTTAGGGGAGGTATGCTTTGA
- a CDS encoding uncharacterized protein (PKUD0C01270; similar to Saccharomyces cerevisiae YLR119W (SRN2); ancestral locus Anc_8.315) — MVKMDQLSYSDSKTIKQHIMLPQLPPKPETLSPLPAEKQGISADHCEIITNIPPDLPFPTLHPEYATDFFKNKYGGALPSVPMPDYIEWLPNPKIKEFLNNQRLLDGYIREIYRPEFQEIEEHINQIGVQQKEAAAKILEKYIEPETGILAVLRENESKICEYHDKLKEFDQAQIEMYESLQELSKSGILEIYQKRIHDNERECQNILKKIDKDEKLTDSQLQELLSEYGHIREKWHLNNLYVSSIRSGKIKGL; from the coding sequence ATGGTAAAGATGGACCAATTGAGTTACTCTGACAGTAAAACCATTAAACAACATATAATGCTTCCCCAACTTCCACCAAAACCAGAAACTCTGTCTCCACTCCCCGCTGAAAAGCAGGGGATTTCTGCGGACCACTGTGAGATAATCACCAATATCCCCCCAGATCTCCCATTCCCTACACTACATCCGGAATATGCAACAGACTTTTTCAAGAACAAGTATGGCGGTGCACTGCCTAGTGTTCCAATGCCAGACTATATTGAATGGCTACCCAACCCgaaaattaaagaatttcTGAACAATCAGAGGTTACTTGATGGATATATTCGTGAGATATACCGTCCAGAGTTCCAAGAAATAGAAGAAcatatcaatcaaattgGAGTGCAACAGAAGGAAGCTGCTGCTAAAATCctagaaaaatatattgaacCTGAGACGGGGATATTGGCCGTTCTGCGGGAAAATGAAAGTAAGATCTGTGAGTATCATGATAAACTAAAGGAATTTGATCAAGctcaaattgaaatgtACGAGTCATTGCAAGAACTCTCGAAATCAGGTATCTTAGAGATCTAtcaaaaaagaatacaTGACAATGAACGTGAGtgtcaaaatattttaaaaaaaatcgataaagatgaaaagTTAACGGATTCACAACTCCAAGAACTATTATCAGAATATGGACATATCCGTGAGAAGTGGCACTTAAACAACCTTTACGTGTCCAGCATAAGGAGCGGCAAAATAAAAGGTTTGTGA
- a CDS encoding uncharacterized protein (PKUD0C01280; similar to Saccharomyces cerevisiae YLR118C; ancestral locus Anc_8.314) produces MSLNVLRVNAPANATASIIILHGLGDSAHGWSFLSELLHHNPSFQHVNLIFPNAPIKPLTCANGQRISQWFDIYEMGNPNAKMDEDGYWTNVSKVNNLIENEVNNGIDASKIIVGGFSQGASLSLGVAASYEKKLAGILSLSGFFAMKHGIKTRLTDANKSTPIYHGHGDCDPVIGIEYARMTAKYFKEELGFTDYTLKEFPNMAHSTCNEEMQDIIEFFKKNLDL; encoded by the coding sequence ATGAGTCTCAATGTGTTGAGAGTCAATGCACCAGCAAACGCTACTGCTTCTATTATAATTCTTCATGGGCTAGGCGATTCAGCTCACGGGTGGTCATTCTTGAGTGAACTTTTGCATCACAACCCTTCGTTTCAGCATGTCAACTTGATTTTCCCCAATGCACCGATTAAGCCCTTGACCTGTGCAAATGGACAGAGAATTTCTCAATGGTTTGATATCTATGAGATGGGCAACCCAAATGCCAAGATGGATGAGGATGGTTATTGGACCAATGTTAGTAAGGTCAATAatttaattgaaaatgaagtcAACAATGGTATCGATGCCAGCAAAATCATAGTTGGAGGCTTTTCACAAGGTGCATCCTTGAGTTTGGGCGTTGCTGCATCTTATGAGAAAAAGCTTGCCGGTATCTTATCCTTGTCAGGTTTTTTTGCAATGAAACATGGAATCAAAACCAGATTGACTGATGCTAACAAATCTACACCAATTTATCATGGCCATGGCGACTGCGATCCTGTTATAGGAATTGAATATGCTAGGATGACTGCtaaatatttcaaagaagagCTAGGTTTTACTGATTACACACTCAAGGAGTTCCCTAATATGGCCCACTCTACATGCAATGAAGAAATGCAAGATATAATAGAATTcttcaagaagaatttgGATTTATAA
- a CDS encoding uncharacterized protein (PKUD0C01300; similar to Saccharomyces cerevisiae YDR141C (DOP1); ancestral locus Anc_8.313), producing MHRMMGPIPLFQGSRLANNRFTAFGQSATLTAKEKKYMSNVEKALQSFESVEEWADYIAFLAKLQKSLHTNPDKENTNWIPYDFQVSIMLSKCLAPSLPSGVHKKTIELYSNIFDILKETNLSQSITLWLPGIFPLMSYASISIKQDLLNLFSNYICNVEPIYLRSCFKSILLSLLPALDDTTSEFFNPTIDLIEKLKIQLDDVNHFWQCILLSIITSPDKRTGSMEYLTRKFPLFKVLGGTENLNKDIVLGELSLDAKACLTPNSSLLVRAFCRAISDDNLFVQRGFFDILLSRLPLNSAVFQYLINDDDKELLLLHVTSTVMKKDMSLNRRLWNWLLGPEPSVEENQSDSTPRTLSRSEYFKKYGYQPILKTLKQLLLNDTDKPKSSGEITQDFITVCSISISIMDRWEIGQMLLPQLFVSILERSKHIFEHQPSDFEKIIKVSNELFDGVETNIIWANIFELIRNNQLDLVLFILRYYNVEDEEMLITHIPMVLLGSFAMFKLDIKWICLVETLIKMIPERALLPFELTQEEIDLNDEYKKSIVDNLNEYYSLDDTKTQSSPKRPYENLQLSSLYFTFITDIIIRCLDDKQSTVFLRSCKIFESFMQIVPSSKEISNLSMVKDLVMKMGREMENDVELSFGASTLFKYIAKDMNKLEMMQLLKIIVQSLWSILGDTEGLYQVEAVERLWNLEMIVGSSYLEGAICELLLESEFEKRVHDFNVIWTHLNNDRHESFSILKKPLYLILEELENDVYISNIAKWIKSTNNSGTLNKIFRIICMELFSNEILHETAELIDFDKISYDLQIIHNLLKLDNDILNNFKFELCVIDNNKQLEFIRSNKWDFSTYKSFMIIVLNKFLDTKITSGDASELKYLKMSLKLLNLLIDGTEPNFNSIFISLIENCQKNCLSESNLQKSAINSYYLETIVKMVKLSSKNKTQGDSIFENEKDNEASINLLQFIVTGIKSSKNNLDFSNWVDLILSVAEYYPDLIFQIVGGLVECICGRIDDDFIPQIGQSSDAYNESLCELIIGLEKILMKCHKYLGYILSDTFGFNNVSLSHNNTVKDSGFFGSVIQGVFQVEGTEEKNEGTKMKRYLLETFRRSVSTIYKAWIVLQNEKNTLREVTNPSDGKTKRYWFSKVKFRCRKILEQEYLMEPLETIESLIENWKDSEWGQDDGFKLFQVLDDCQQKIILMYIIQGIISRVNYSSLEEDKRSNLICNLSEIELSNFLVSYITNLRDDENIEKSWNELQGFFKDVLSNVSYYKYIYPQLLEFVSIVSLKYLNTTVGSQKKASREIGDLFIRFLGNVLSIKLVPNSTHSFSRAILHGSLEVNDKEEKDKVETDGNLKEKIVFRQEVCSSLRNVIPSMKILINDDDKLVSAFTNIITCVSTFMNKSGGINFKVPEYFIDLLLQLGADETCKDLKAWKNLCYEILNDGKLFINEEVLEREKWDSVLQTWIRNDDSRLRDLIVHKQTINMNKGNSGILFNWNDEVAVLNGNIEYIKKITYLLLINEKDTFLNLINDLLIRIDGYLRTFQNLSKHCEAEIWIFILIRCIVVKFSENHLIESWTMINSSIFQILSEGYQKIVQVKDCGNVLVELEVEEEDENVGVFNQVFLEACKLLDILVVINYEEFQLSEWVFICDNMDGIYNNPGQQVGILEKLSKNSVLISGSGELTIDNKGVPMLKNIVKIKSLIDMKRFFGMLKIEKFENDYEMRDIKYDAITQDILHDLLSI from the coding sequence ATGCATCGTATGATGGGGCCAATTCCTCTATTTCAGGGTTCTAGATTGGCTAATAATCGCTTTACAGCATTCGGCCAAAGCGCCACGTTAACGGCCAAGGAGAAAAAGTACATGTCCAATGTGGAGAAAGCACTGCAAAGCTTTGAATCTGTGGAAGAATGGGCAGATTATATTGCATTTTTAGCCAAATTACAGAAGTCATTACATACGAATCCTGATAAGGAAAATACAAATTGGATTCCTTATGATTTCCAAGTCTCAATTATGTTGTCCAAATGTTTAGCACCGTCTTTACCCAGCGGTGTGCATaaaaaaactattgaaTTGTACTCAAACATATTCGATATATTGAAGGAAACAAATCTGAGTCAATCCATCACTCTATGGCTACCTGggatttttcctttgatgTCGTATGCAAGCATAAGTATAAAACAGGACTTACTTAATTTGTTCAGCAATTATATTTGTAACGTTGAGCCTATTTACTTAAGGTCTTGCTTCAAATCTATTCTTTTGAGTTTATTACCAGCATTAGATGACACTACTTCAGAGTTTTTCAACCCTACAATTGACTtgattgagaaattgaaaatacaGCTAGACGATGTAAATCATTTTTGGCAATGTATTCTTCTTTCAATCATAACATCTCCTGATAAAAGAACAGGTTCCATGGAATATTTGACAAGAAAGTTCCCATTGTTTAAAGTTTTAGGAGGCACAGAAAATCTAAACAAAGATATTGTTCTTGGAGAATTGTCGCTTGATGCCAAGGCATGCTTGACTCCTAACTCAAGCTTACTTGTCAGGGCTTTTTGCAGAGCCATAAGTGATGATAATCTGTTTGTGCAAAGAGGGTTCTTTGACATTTTATTGAGTAGACTACCATTAAATTCTGcagtttttcaatatcttaTAAATGACGATGACAAGGAACTGTTATTGTTACATGTAACTAGTACTgtgatgaagaaagatATGTCTCTAAACAGGCGTTTATGGAACTGGCTGTTGGGACCAGAACCGTCTGTGGAAGAAAACCAGTCAGATAGTACTCCCAGAACGTTGTCGAGATCggaatatttcaaaaaatacGGCTACCAGCCCATTTTGAAGACACTAAAGCAACTACTCCTTAATGATACCGACAAACCAAAATCTTCAGGTGAGATAACGCAGGATTTTATTACCGTCTGTAGTATCTCAATTTCAATTATGGATAGGTGGGAAATCGGCCAGATGCTCTTACCTCAATTGtttgtttccattttggagAGATCAAAACATATCTTTGAGCATCAACCATCCgactttgaaaaaatcatcaaagtTTCCAATGAACTGTTTGACGGTGTCGAAACAAATATTATCTGGGCAAACATTTTTGAGCTGATTAGAAACAACCAACTAGATCTCGTATTGTTCATTCTGAGGTACTACAACGTCGAAGACGAAGAGATGTTGATCACACATATTCCGATGGTATTACTAGGTTCCTTTGCTATGTTCAAACTTGATATTAAATGGATTTGCTTAGTGGAAACCTTGATCAAAATGATCCCGGAACGTGCATTATTACCGTTTGAATTGactcaagaagaaatagacTTAAACGATGAATATAAAAAGAGCATCGTCGACAACTTAAATGAATATTATTCGCTTGATGACACAAAAACTCAGAGTTCCCCTAAAAGACCATATGAAAATCTGCAGCTATCTTCATTGTATTTTACATTCATAACCGACATTATCATCAGATGCCTAGATGATAAACAATCGACAGTATTTTTGAGATCATGTAAAATTTTTGAGAGTTTTATGCAGATAGTGCCTTCGTCTAAGGAAATTTCGAACTTGTCGATGGTCAAAGATCTGGTTATGAAAATGGGGCgagaaatggaaaatgatgttgaattaTCATTTGGAGCTTCTACTCTATTTAAGTACATTGCCAAAGACATGAATAAATTAGAAATGATGCAATTACTGAAAATTATTGTACAATCTTTATGGAGCATACTTGGAGATACTGAGGGACTTTATCAAGTTGAGGCTGTTGAGAGACTAtggaatttggaaatgattGTAGGATCGTCTTATTTAGAAGGTGCAATTTGTGAGTTGTTGCTTGAATcagaatttgagaaaagaGTACACGATTTTAACGTAATATGGACACACTTGAATAATGACCGTCATGAATCTTTctctattttgaaaaaacccCTATATCTAATTCTAGAAGAGCTGGAGAATGACGTTTATATATCCAACATTGCTAAATGgatcaaatcaacaaacaaTTCAGGAACattaaataaaatttttagAATTATATGCATGGAATTATTCAGCAATGAAATTCTACATGAAACAGCAGAGttaattgattttgataaaatctCGTATgatcttcaaataattcatAATTTGTTGAAGCTAGATAACGACATTCTAAACAATTTTAAATTTGAGTTGTGCGTTATAGACAACAATAAACAGTTGGAGTTTATTAGGTCGAATAAGTGGGATTTTTCCACCTATAAATCATTTATGATAATTGTTCTTAATAAATTTTTGGATACTAAAATTACAAGTGGGGATGCAAGTGAGCTAAAATATCTCAAAAtgtctttgaaattgcTCAATCTTCTGATCGATGGAACAGAACCGAACTTTAATTCCAtctttatttctttgattgaaaattgCCAAAAGAATTGTCTTTCAGAATCCAACTTGCAGAAAAGTGCAATCAATTCATACTATCTCGAAACGATAGTAAAAATGGTAAAGCTCTCAagtaaaaacaaaacacaaGGCGATTCTATCTTCGAGAATGAGAAAGATAATGAAGCATCCATAAATTTACTACAGTTTATTGTTACAGGCATTAAAAGTAGCAAAAATAACTTAGACTTTAGCAACTGGGTCGACTTAATTCTATCCGTTGCGGAGTATTATCCAGACTTGATATTCCAAATAGTTGGTGGGTTAGTTGAGTGTATTTGCGGCAgaattgatgatgattttattcCTCAAATAGGCCAATCATCTGATGCATACAATGAATCATTATGCGAGCTTATCATTGgtttagaaaaaatattgatgaaatgcCATAAGTATTTAGGATATATATTATCGGATACTTTTGGATTCAATAATGTGAGTTTATCACATAATAATACAGTCAAAGACTCCGGATTTTTTGGTTCTGTTATACAAGGTGTGTTTCAAGTGGAAGGTacagaagagaaaaacGAAGGAACTAAGATGAAAAGATATTTATTAGAAACGTTTAGAAGAAGCGTTTCAACTATTTATAAAGCTTGGATTGTTTTGcagaatgaaaaaaacaccTTGAGAGAAGTGACAAATCCAAGCGAtgggaaaacaaaaagatacTGGTTCTCTAAGGTCAAGTTTAGGTGCCGGAAGATTCTTGAGCAAGAGTATTTGATGGAACCTTTGGAGACGATAGAATCATTAATAGAAAACTGGAAAGACTCAGAATGGGGTCAAGATGATGGATTCAAGTTGTTTCAAGTACTAGACGAttgtcaacaaaaaatcattttAATGTACATCATACAGGGAATTATTTCAAGAGTTAATTATTCTTCTTTAGAGGAGGATAAGAGGTCCAATCTAATATGTAATCTTTCGGAGATTGAACTTAGTAACTTTTTGGTTAGTTATATCACGAACTTGAGGGATGACgaaaacattgaaaagTCATGGAATGAGCTCCAgggttttttcaaagatgtaCTATCTAATGTTTCATACTATAAATACATTTATCCGCAGCTACTTGAGTTTGTTTCCATAGTTTCCTTGAAGTATTTGAACACTACAGTGGGATCCCAAAAGAAAGCTTCAAGAGAAATTGGTGATTTATTTATCAGATTTCTTGGTAATGTTTTGAGCATAAAACTAGTCCCTAATAGCACACACTCTTTTTCAAGGGCTATATTACATGGCAGTTTGGAAGTGAACgacaaagaggaaaaggaCAAAGTAGAGACTGATGGGAActtaaaagaaaaaatagtgTTCCGACAGGAAGTTTGTTCAAGCTTACGGAATGTTATCCCAAgtatgaaaatattgatcAACGACGATGATAAACTAGTTTCTGCATTTACAAATATCATCACGTGTGTCAGTACATTTATGAATAAATCTGGTGGTATCAATTTTAAAGTACCTGAATATTTTATTGACTTGCTTTTGCAATTAGGTGCGGACGAAACATGCAAGGATTTGAAGGCTTGGAAAAATCTGTGCTATGAAATTTTAAATGATGGAAAGTTGTTCATAAATGAGGAAGTTTTGGAGAGGGAGAAGTGGGATTCTGTTTTACAAACATGGATAAGAAATGACGATAGTAGATTGAGAGATTTGATAGTGCACAAACAAACGATTAACATGAATAAGGGTAATTCTGgaattttgttcaattggAATGATGAAGTTGCTGTTTTGAATGGTAATATTGAATATATCAAAAAGATTACCTATTTGCTTTTGATAAACGAAAAGGATACCTTCCTTAACCTtatcaatgatttattGATCAGAATAGATGGATACCTGAGAACGTTCCAGAACTTGAGTAAACACTGTGAAGCTGAAATTTGGATCTTCATATTAATCAGATGTATTGTCGTTAAGTTCAGCGAGAACCATTTGATTGAGAGCTGGACAATGATCAATTCGTCCATTTTCCAGATATTATCAGAAGGATACCAAAAAATAGTTCAAGTCAAAGATTGTGGAAATGTTCTTGTCGAGCttgaagtagaagaagaagacgagaatgttggtgttttcaaCCAAGTATTTTTGGAAGCGTGTAAACTGCTAGATATTTTGGTGGTTATCAATTATGAAGAGTTCCAGTTGAGTGAATGGGTGTTTATATGTGATAATATGGATGGAATCTACAATAATCCTGGCCAACAAGTTGGCATTCTGGAGAAATTGAGTAAAAACAGTGTCTTGATAAGTGGTAGCGGTGAATTAACTATAGATAACAAAGGGGTACCAATGCTGAAAaacattgtcaaaattaaaagtTTGATTGACATGAAAAGGTTTTTTGGCATGTTGAAGATCGAgaagtttgaaaatgattACGAAATGAGAGACATAAAATACGACGCTATCACACAAGATATTTTACATGATTTATTATCAATCTGA